The Amycolatopsis umgeniensis DNA segment CCGTCCTCGTCGTCGATCTGCGTCCCGGCGCGGAACGCGGGCGTGTCATGGACTGGGTGGCGGCGGCAGGCACCCACCGCACCGTGTGGCGCAACGTGAGCGCCCTGCTCACCGACATCGCCGACCGCCTCGAAATCCACGACCCCACGTGCGCGGCACAACCGGGGCGACCGATCATCCGCGAGGACGGCGTGCTGACCTGGGCCTGACGGCGTGGTGCTCAGCGAGTTCGGTCAACGCCTCTCGTACCTGGTCACGACCGGCCCGCCGGGGAACGCCCGCGTCTCCACCAGGTTCAGGTTCACCCGGCCGTCCAGCGTGGCGAAGAACGGCGTGCCGCCGCCCACCAGGACCGGATGGGTGACGATCTCGTACTCGTCGACCAGCCCGGCCCGCATGGCCGCCCCGGCCAGCGTCGCACCGCCGACCCTCATCGGCCCGCCGTCCTCGGCCTTGAGCCGGGTGATCTCGGCGATCGCGTCGCCGGTCACCACGCGGGTGTTCCAGTCGGCCTTGTCGATGGCCTTGGAGAACAGCACTTTCGGCGTGTCCCGCCAGTTCCGCGCGAACTCGATCTCCGCCTGAGTGGCGCCCGGCTGCTGGTCACCCGTCGGCCAGTGGGAACTCATCGTCTCCCACAGCTTGCGCCCGTACAGGAACACCTCGATCGCCTGCTCCCGCTCGAGCCACCACTGGAACAGCTCGTCACTCGGCACGCCCCAGCCGATGTCACCGCCGGCCGTGGCGATGTAGCCGTCCAGGCTCAGGTTCATGCCGTAGATCAGTTTCCGCATGGCGCCATCCTTCCGCAAAGGACGCGAGGATGTTTCGACAGAGATCCACAATCACCGGGGTGCGGACAACGGCCATGCCTGTGCAGAAGGTCAATCTCCGCTCACCAGGTCACCCGCAACGCGCGCACGCCGTACACGAGGCTGAAGACGCGGAAGTCCACTCGGTCGTCAGGACCCGCCATCGCGAG contains these protein-coding regions:
- a CDS encoding dihydrofolate reductase family protein, with the protein product MRKLIYGMNLSLDGYIATAGGDIGWGVPSDELFQWWLEREQAIEVFLYGRKLWETMSSHWPTGDQQPGATQAEIEFARNWRDTPKVLFSKAIDKADWNTRVVTGDAIAEITRLKAEDGGPMRVGGATLAGAAMRAGLVDEYEIVTHPVLVGGGTPFFATLDGRVNLNLVETRAFPGGPVVTRYERR